The sequence CATTGATTCTAGCTGCTGAGTTTATTCTGATAATCCAAAGTGATCTCATTCTTCTTTTGTTAACTTTTCTATCTCTTGTTGAGTAAGCTGCTGCTTTCATTGTAGCTTGTTTAGCTTGTTTTATAACGTCACCAGATGCTCCTCTAAATCCTTTTGCTGCTTGTAATATTTTTTTATGTTTTCTTCTTCTAACTATTCCAGTCTTAACTCTCATTGTTTTTTCCTCCTAAATATAAATCTCAAAAATTTGAATTATTTATTATCTTCCTACTCCATATGGTAATAACCCTTGCATATGTTTCTTTAAAGTGTCAGTAACTACTAAATCTTTCTTTAGGCTGTTTTTTCTTTTTCTATCTTTTTTAGTTAAGATATGGCTTTTTCCAGAATGTTTAACAATAAATTTTCCAGTCCCTGTTACTTTAATTCTCTTTTTTGCTCCTCTGTGAGTCTTCATTTTTGGCATAATAATACCCTCCTCTCGAATATATAAATATTAATATAATTATTAACTCTTTTTAGGTGTTAATATAATGTGTTTTTGCTTTTCGTTATATTTTTTATCTGCATCTGCAATCTCAGCAAATTTTTCTGCTATTTCATTTAGAGTATCTATTCCAAGTGTAGCATGCATTCTTTCCCTTCCAAATAAAACTAAAGTAACTTTTACTTTATTTTCTTTAGATAGAAATTTTTCAATTTGACCCATTTTTGTTTCTAAATCATGAGTATCTATTCTAGCAGTAACTTTTACTTCTTTTATTACTACCTGCTTTTGATTCTTTTTAGCTTCTTTAGCTTTTCTTGTTTGTTCATATCTGTATTTTCCAAAGTCCATTATTTTACATACTGGTGGCTTCGCAGTAGGTGAAATCTCTACTAGATCTAAATCTTCCTGTCTTGCTAACTCCAAAGCTTCATTAGCTGACATAACTCCTAATTGTTCTCCTGTTGAAGAGATAATTCTAAATTCTCTTCCTTTAATTTTTTCGTTGATTCTAATTTTTTCAGAAATAATTCAACACCTCCATCTAGTTATACAATAAAAAAAACAGGACAATACCACGCCCTGTTATTACTCCTAAATTTGAAATATAGAGGATCAAAATCTCGTACTCTATTAAATCTTTTTTATACCTAATGTAAGCTTTGAAGCCCAAAAGGTGAGAAACAGGCGTTTCTTCTTTATCCAACTTTTATTTAGTTCCTTTATAATTATATCAGAAACATAAATAAAGTCAAGCTTTTTTTATATCCATCCTATTTCACATACAGGAATATTTTTATCAATTATAGTAGATTTACATTGCCCCCCCAATTCTTGAAGTACAAGTTCTTCTAATTCTTTAACTATTTTTTTAAATTCATCTTTTCTATTTTCATCTATTAATTCCATATAAAGAAGTGCATTTTTAGTATTTTCTGTTATTTTTGTTCTGTCTGCCTCTCTCCAAAGCCAACCTCTTACTATTGCTCCTTTATCATCTCTATATATTAGTTCATCTTCTCTTGGTGGCTTATTTTCCTCTTCTCCCAAAGGAATAAATTCCTCATCTCCTTTGGCAAAACACAATACCATATCTCCTTCTATCTTATTCATGTCCTCTCCACCACATGTAATAAGATTTTTTAAACATATT comes from Fusobacterium sp. and encodes:
- the rplT gene encoding 50S ribosomal protein L20, which translates into the protein MRVKTGIVRRRKHKKILQAAKGFRGASGDVIKQAKQATMKAAAYSTRDRKVNKRRMRSLWIIRINSAARINGLTYSTLINGLKRAGIVLDRKVLADIALNNAAEFTKLAETAKAAL
- the rpmI gene encoding 50S ribosomal protein L35, yielding MPKMKTHRGAKKRIKVTGTGKFIVKHSGKSHILTKKDRKRKNSLKKDLVVTDTLKKHMQGLLPYGVGR
- the infC gene encoding translation initiation factor IF-3; protein product: MISEKIRINEKIKGREFRIISSTGEQLGVMSANEALELARQEDLDLVEISPTAKPPVCKIMDFGKYRYEQTRKAKEAKKNQKQVVIKEVKVTARIDTHDLETKMGQIEKFLSKENKVKVTLVLFGRERMHATLGIDTLNEIAEKFAEIADADKKYNEKQKHIILTPKKS
- a CDS encoding B3/4 domain-containing protein → MKRFIIEDRVFELFPHLEIGVLSFKNVDNSGKGKTYMLETVCKRLCERLSSDDNKTVEYIKEYSLAMKKFKTKKGAKASIDAMASRIGKGHILGSINPLVDIYNVICLKNLITCGGEDMNKIEGDMVLCFAKGDEEFIPLGEEENKPPREDELIYRDDKGAIVRGWLWREADRTKITENTKNALLYMELIDENRKDEFKKIVKELEELVLQELGGQCKSTIIDKNIPVCEIGWI